In the genome of Xanthobacteraceae bacterium, one region contains:
- a CDS encoding pyrroline-5-carboxylate reductase, with translation MSALSALKGTVLLAGAGKMGGALLEGWLKAGLPASQVVVRDPGPPPEMRELLAKHKIELNQDPKSKAAAMILAVKPQVAPEALPPLAAFADENTVVVSVMAGRTISFLENIFPSSPVIRTIPNTPAAIGRGITAATPNRKAGVEARSLADAVLRSTGPVEWLEDEALMDAATAVSGSGPAYVFLLAETLARAGEKAGLPKELAAKLARETVSGAGELLYRSDLPASKLRENVTSPNGTTAAALKILMGEGGFDKLLEEAVAAATKRGKELAG, from the coding sequence ATGAGCGCGCTCTCCGCGCTGAAGGGCACCGTACTGCTCGCGGGCGCGGGCAAGATGGGCGGCGCGCTGCTCGAAGGCTGGCTGAAGGCCGGGCTGCCCGCTTCGCAGGTCGTGGTGCGCGATCCGGGGCCGCCGCCGGAAATGCGCGAACTGCTCGCGAAGCATAAAATCGAACTCAATCAGGATCCGAAAAGCAAAGCCGCCGCGATGATCCTCGCGGTGAAGCCGCAGGTCGCGCCGGAGGCGCTGCCGCCGCTCGCGGCTTTCGCGGACGAGAACACCGTCGTCGTCTCGGTGATGGCGGGGCGGACGATTTCGTTTCTCGAAAATATTTTCCCGTCATCGCCGGTGATCCGCACCATTCCGAATACGCCGGCCGCAATCGGCCGCGGTATCACGGCGGCGACACCGAACCGGAAGGCAGGCGTCGAGGCGCGCTCGCTGGCCGATGCGGTGCTGCGCTCCACCGGCCCCGTGGAATGGCTCGAAGACGAAGCGTTGATGGATGCGGCGACCGCCGTGTCCGGCTCCGGTCCCGCTTATGTGTTCCTGCTCGCGGAAACGCTGGCGCGCGCAGGCGAGAAGGCGGGTCTTCCGAAAGAACTCGCCGCCAAACTCGCGCGCGAAACCGTCTCCGGTGCAGGAGAGCTTCTGTATCGCTCTGACCTGCCGGCGTCGAAGCTGCGCGAGAACGTCACGTCGCCGAACGGGACTACTGCCGCCGCGCTGAAAATCCTGATGGGCGAGGGCGGTTTCGACAAGCTGCTCGAAGAAGCGGTGGCGGCTGCGACGAAGCGCGGCAAGGAACTGGCGGGGTAG
- the pth gene encoding aminoacyl-tRNA hydrolase produces the protein MQLFAGLGNPGEKYRRNRHNIGFMAADAIHYRHRFSPWRKRFQAQTAEGEIAGEKILLVKPETYMNDSGIAVSAAQNFFKVALGDIVVLYDEIDLPPAKLRVKTGGGNAGHNGLRSITAHCGNDYQRVRIGVGHPGDKALVARHVLSDFAKSEQPWVEAMCEAISDAAQLLVARQQVEFQTRIHLTMEKSNTIPTGAPRP, from the coding sequence ATGCAACTCTTCGCGGGACTGGGCAATCCGGGCGAAAAATACCGCCGCAACCGCCACAACATCGGCTTCATGGCCGCGGACGCGATCCATTACCGGCATCGCTTCTCGCCGTGGCGCAAGCGCTTTCAGGCGCAGACCGCCGAAGGCGAAATCGCGGGCGAGAAAATCCTGCTGGTGAAGCCGGAAACCTACATGAACGATTCCGGCATCGCCGTTTCCGCCGCGCAGAACTTCTTCAAGGTCGCGCTAGGCGACATCGTCGTCCTCTACGACGAGATCGACCTGCCTCCCGCGAAACTGCGCGTCAAAACCGGCGGCGGCAACGCGGGCCATAACGGCCTGCGCTCCATCACCGCCCATTGCGGCAACGACTACCAGCGCGTGCGCATCGGCGTCGGTCATCCCGGCGACAAGGCGCTCGTTGCACGCCATGTGCTGAGCGACTTCGCGAAATCCGAGCAGCCGTGGGTCGAGGCGATGTGCGAAGCGATCTCCGACGCCGCCCAGTTGCTCGTCGCGAGGCAGCAAGTCGAGTTTCAAACGCGCATCCATCTGACGATGGAAAAGAGCAACACGATTCCAACCGGCGCCCCGCGCCCCTGA
- a CDS encoding adenine phosphoribosyltransferase, translating to MNQSDALDLRHAIRIIPDYPKKGIMFRDITTLLGNARAFRRAVDDLVNPWAGSKIDKVAGIEARGFILGGAVAHQVSAGFVPIRKKGKLPHQTVRMVYALEYGTDEMEMHVDAVSKGDRVVLVDDLIATGGTAEGAVKLLRQVGAEVLAACFIVDLPELGGAAKLRALNVPVRTLVAFEGH from the coding sequence ATGAACCAGTCCGACGCGCTCGACCTTCGCCATGCCATCCGCATCATTCCGGACTATCCCAAGAAGGGGATCATGTTCCGCGACATCACCACGCTGCTCGGCAACGCGCGGGCGTTCCGGCGCGCGGTGGACGATCTGGTGAACCCGTGGGCCGGGTCGAAAATCGACAAGGTGGCGGGGATCGAGGCGCGCGGCTTCATCCTCGGCGGCGCGGTGGCGCATCAGGTTTCGGCGGGTTTCGTGCCTATCCGCAAGAAGGGCAAGCTACCGCACCAGACCGTGCGCATGGTCTACGCGCTCGAATACGGCACCGACGAAATGGAGATGCATGTCGATGCCGTCAGCAAGGGCGACCGCGTCGTGCTGGTGGACGACCTGATCGCGACCGGCGGCACGGCGGAAGGAGCGGTGAAGCTCCTGCGGCAGGTCGGCGCGGAAGTGCTCGCTGCCTGCTTCATCGTCGATCTGCCGGAATTGGGCGGCGCCGCGAAGTTGCGCGCATTGAACGTCCCGGTGCGGACGCTGGTGGCATTCGAGGGGCACTGA
- a CDS encoding MaoC family dehydratase, translating to MEAKNASNSKICFEDFEVGTVRTFGPRLVTREEIIEFATEFDPQPMHLDEEAANKSMLKGLSASGWHTSAIMMRMVFDGLLQHAYSLGGPGVEEMRWVKPLRPGDQITARMTCLEKRESNSRPNMGFVRHSMEITNQNGEVVLQATWPGMFGKRNPGTPA from the coding sequence ATGGAAGCCAAGAACGCATCGAATTCGAAAATCTGCTTCGAGGATTTTGAAGTAGGCACCGTTCGCACCTTCGGCCCGCGCCTCGTCACGCGCGAGGAGATCATCGAGTTCGCCACCGAGTTCGATCCGCAGCCGATGCACCTCGACGAGGAAGCGGCGAACAAATCCATGCTGAAAGGTTTGTCGGCCTCCGGCTGGCACACCTCCGCAATCATGATGCGCATGGTCTTCGACGGGCTGCTGCAACACGCATATTCGCTCGGCGGGCCGGGCGTCGAGGAAATGCGGTGGGTGAAACCGCTGCGTCCCGGCGATCAGATCACCGCGCGCATGACCTGCCTCGAGAAGCGCGAGTCCAACAGCCGCCCGAACATGGGCTTCGTCCGGCACAGCATGGAAATCACCAATCAGAACGGCGAAGTCGTGTTGCAGGCGACCTGGCCCGGCATGTTCGGCAAGCGCAATCCGGGGACGCCGGCATGA
- a CDS encoding accessory factor UbiK family protein produces MPQTSNRLFDEFAKLANDAAGVANGVKREIETIVRSQAERIMRGMNVVTREEHEAVKEMAANAREENEKLAARIAELEALAKKQVPTI; encoded by the coding sequence ATGCCGCAGACCAGCAACCGACTGTTCGACGAGTTCGCGAAGCTCGCGAACGACGCCGCCGGGGTCGCCAACGGCGTGAAGCGGGAGATCGAGACCATCGTCCGCAGCCAGGCCGAGCGCATCATGCGCGGCATGAATGTCGTGACCCGCGAGGAGCACGAGGCGGTCAAGGAAATGGCCGCCAATGCCCGCGAGGAGAACGAGAAACTCGCCGCGCGCATCGCGGAGCTTGAAGCGCTCGCGAAAAAGCAGGTCCCGACCATCTGA
- the pgeF gene encoding peptidoglycan editing factor PgeF — MKVESAALAKLPGIRHAFFTREGGVSEGIYASLNGGVGSNDEPVKVAENRRRMAEALGAKHLLTCYQIHSADVVVVDRSWAGESAARADGIVTRTRGLAVGASAADCGPLLFADAGAGIVAAAHAGWKGALGGIAQATVAKMESLGAARANIVAAIGPLIRQQSYEVGPEFAERFRAADAAHARFFAPSQKPDHFMFDLGGFIQLQLEAAGVGRIEDLGLDTYADEKRFFSYRRTTHRREPDYGRQIAAIALTP; from the coding sequence ATGAAAGTCGAATCCGCCGCGCTCGCGAAACTCCCCGGCATCCGCCACGCCTTCTTCACGCGCGAGGGCGGCGTATCGGAAGGCATCTATGCTTCGCTGAATGGAGGCGTCGGTTCGAACGACGAACCCGTGAAGGTCGCGGAAAACCGCCGCCGCATGGCGGAAGCGCTCGGCGCGAAACATCTTCTCACCTGCTACCAAATCCATTCCGCCGACGTGGTCGTCGTTGATCGCTCATGGGCGGGCGAGAGCGCCGCGCGCGCCGACGGCATCGTGACGCGCACCAGAGGCCTCGCGGTCGGCGCTTCTGCCGCCGATTGCGGACCGCTTCTGTTTGCCGACGCGGGAGCGGGCATCGTCGCCGCCGCCCATGCCGGATGGAAAGGCGCGCTCGGCGGCATCGCGCAAGCCACGGTTGCGAAAATGGAGAGCCTCGGCGCGGCGCGCGCCAACATCGTCGCCGCCATCGGCCCGCTGATCCGCCAGCAGAGCTACGAGGTCGGCCCCGAATTCGCGGAGCGATTCCGCGCGGCCGACGCCGCCCATGCGCGCTTTTTCGCGCCCTCGCAGAAGCCGGATCATTTCATGTTCGATCTCGGCGGTTTCATCCAGCTTCAACTGGAGGCCGCAGGCGTCGGCCGGATCGAAGACCTCGGCCTCGATACCTACGCGGACGAGAAGCGCTTCTTTTCCTATCGCCGTACCACCCACCGGCGCGAGCCGGATTACGGCCGGCAGATTGCGGCAATCGCACTCACCCCCTGA
- a CDS encoding ribose-phosphate pyrophosphokinase has protein sequence MSGRAVKNNGSIKLVAGNSNRALAETIASYLETPMTKATVRRFADMEIFVEIEENVRGQDVFILQSTSFPANDHLMELLILTDALRRSSARRITAVVPYFGYARQDRKPGPRTPISAKLVANLITRAGADRVMTVDLHAGQIQGFFDIPTDNLYASPVMTRDIKERFDLGKLTVVSPDVGGVVRARALAKRIDAPLAIIDKRRERPNESEVMNVIGDVEGRSCILIDDIVDSGGTLVNAADALLEKGATSVHAYITHGVLSGGAVARITASKLKELVITDTIQPTEAVRVARNIRVLSIASLIGEAIGRTAHEESVSSLFD, from the coding sequence ATGTCGGGTCGCGCAGTCAAGAACAACGGCAGCATCAAGCTCGTCGCCGGAAATTCGAATCGCGCGCTGGCCGAGACCATCGCTTCCTATCTCGAAACGCCCATGACGAAAGCGACCGTGCGGCGCTTCGCCGACATGGAAATCTTCGTCGAGATCGAGGAGAACGTCCGCGGTCAGGACGTCTTCATCCTGCAATCCACCTCGTTCCCCGCGAACGACCACCTGATGGAATTGCTGATCCTGACCGATGCGCTGCGCCGCTCGTCCGCGCGCCGCATCACCGCGGTCGTGCCCTACTTCGGCTACGCGCGGCAGGACCGCAAACCCGGCCCGCGCACGCCGATCTCGGCGAAGCTGGTCGCGAACCTGATCACGCGCGCCGGCGCCGATCGCGTGATGACGGTCGATCTCCACGCCGGACAGATTCAGGGCTTCTTCGATATTCCGACCGACAACCTCTATGCCTCGCCGGTGATGACGCGCGACATCAAGGAACGCTTCGACCTCGGCAAGCTCACCGTGGTCTCGCCGGATGTCGGCGGCGTGGTGCGCGCCCGCGCGCTCGCGAAGCGCATCGACGCGCCGCTCGCCATCATCGACAAGCGCCGCGAGCGCCCGAACGAATCCGAAGTGATGAACGTGATCGGCGACGTCGAGGGCCGCAGTTGCATCCTGATCGACGACATCGTGGATTCCGGCGGCACGCTGGTAAATGCCGCCGACGCGCTGCTCGAAAAAGGCGCGACCAGCGTGCACGCCTACATCACCCACGGCGTACTCTCCGGCGGCGCGGTCGCGCGCATCACCGCGTCGAAGCTGAAGGAACTCGTGATCACCGACACGATCCAGCCGACCGAAGCCGTGCGCGTCGCGCGCAACATCCGCGTGCTTTCGATTGCCAGCCTGATCGGCGAAGCCATCGGCCGCACCGCGCACGAAGAGAGCGTTTCCAGCCTCTTCGACTGA
- the ychF gene encoding redox-regulated ATPase YchF translates to MGFKCGIVGLPNVGKSTLFNALTQTAAAQAANYPFCTIEPNVGEVAVPDPRLDTLAKIIPSQEIVPTKLNFVDIAGLVRGASKGEGLGNQFLGHIREVDAIAHVLRCFEDSDITHVEGGIDPLRDAETVETELMLADLDSLEKRVDNLNKKARGGDKEAVAQLDLVKRSIEALSNGKPARTVARKDEEEAAFQALQLITAKPVVYVCNVEESAAATGNAFSEKVAAKAKAEKAVAVVISAKIESEIAMLPIGDRKDYLDAVGLVEPGLDRLIRSGYELLGLITFFTVGPKEARAWTVEKGSKAPQAAGVIHTDFEKGFIRAETIAYQDYVSGKGEAGAREAGKLRLEGKEYVVQDGDVMHFRFAN, encoded by the coding sequence ATGGGATTCAAATGCGGCATCGTCGGCCTGCCGAACGTCGGCAAATCGACCCTGTTCAACGCCCTCACCCAGACCGCGGCCGCGCAGGCGGCGAACTATCCGTTCTGCACCATCGAGCCGAACGTCGGCGAAGTCGCGGTGCCGGATCCGCGGCTCGACACGCTTGCGAAGATCATTCCTTCGCAAGAGATCGTGCCGACCAAACTCAACTTCGTTGACATCGCGGGGCTGGTACGCGGCGCATCGAAGGGCGAAGGCCTCGGCAACCAGTTCCTCGGCCATATCCGCGAGGTCGATGCCATCGCGCATGTGCTGCGCTGTTTCGAGGACAGCGACATCACCCACGTCGAAGGCGGTATCGATCCACTCCGCGACGCGGAGACGGTGGAAACCGAACTGATGCTGGCCGACCTCGACAGCCTTGAGAAGCGCGTCGACAACCTGAACAAGAAGGCACGCGGCGGCGACAAGGAAGCGGTTGCGCAACTCGACCTCGTGAAGCGCTCGATCGAAGCGCTCTCGAACGGCAAGCCGGCCCGCACCGTGGCCCGCAAAGACGAAGAGGAAGCCGCGTTTCAGGCGCTGCAACTCATCACCGCGAAGCCGGTGGTCTATGTCTGCAACGTCGAGGAAAGCGCCGCGGCAACCGGCAACGCCTTCTCGGAAAAGGTCGCGGCCAAGGCGAAGGCGGAGAAAGCCGTCGCGGTCGTCATCTCCGCGAAGATCGAATCCGAGATCGCGATGCTCCCGATCGGCGACCGCAAGGATTATCTCGATGCGGTCGGCTTGGTCGAGCCGGGCCTCGATCGCCTGATCCGCAGCGGCTACGAACTGCTCGGCCTGATTACGTTCTTCACGGTCGGCCCGAAGGAAGCGCGCGCATGGACGGTGGAGAAAGGCTCGAAGGCGCCGCAGGCGGCCGGCGTCATCCACACCGATTTCGAAAAGGGCTTCATCCGCGCCGAGACCATCGCATACCAGGATTACGTTTCCGGCAAGGGTGAAGCGGGCGCGCGCGAAGCAGGCAAACTACGCCTCGAAGGCAAGGAATATGTCGTGCAGGACGGCGACGTCATGCACTTCCGCTTCGCAAACTGA
- a CDS encoding YbjN domain-containing protein yields the protein MALAEFEFGAGINPVDLVERLAAVNDWSFERSNESEITLSIKGRNTDYNVSFQWMDELEALHIACAFDLKVPEARRGEIYRLLAMVNEQLWLGHFDLWSEEGLVMYRDGLVLSGGAEASGRQCEALLENAVSAAERYYPAFQFVIWAGKTAREAMDAALFETAGEA from the coding sequence ATGGCGTTGGCTGAGTTCGAGTTTGGCGCGGGGATCAATCCCGTCGATCTCGTAGAACGGCTGGCCGCGGTCAACGACTGGTCGTTCGAGCGCTCGAACGAGTCCGAGATCACGCTTTCCATCAAGGGCCGCAACACCGATTACAACGTCTCCTTCCAGTGGATGGACGAACTGGAGGCGCTGCACATCGCCTGCGCGTTCGACCTCAAGGTGCCGGAAGCGCGCCGCGGCGAAATCTATCGCCTGCTGGCGATGGTCAACGAGCAACTCTGGCTCGGCCACTTCGACCTGTGGTCGGAGGAAGGCCTCGTCATGTATCGCGACGGGCTGGTACTCTCCGGCGGTGCGGAGGCCAGCGGAAGACAATGCGAAGCGCTGTTGGAAAATGCGGTGAGCGCCGCCGAGCGCTACTACCCGGCGTTCCAGTTCGTGATCTGGGCGGGCAAGACCGCGCGCGAAGCGATGGACGCCGCCCTGTTCGAGACCGCCGGCGAGGCGTGA
- the lgt gene encoding prolipoprotein diacylglyceryl transferase, which yields MPLFALPFPMIDPVLISIGPLAIRWYALAYIGGLVAGWWLARRVAAEKEPWGGTSPMKPEDIDDLIVWAALGVVLGGRIGYVLFYNPAYYFSHPSEILVLWRGGMSFHGGMLGTILALLLFARSRGIPMLSMLDVAAIVTPIGLFLGRIANFINSELWGRVTDVPWSFVFPNGGPLPRHPSQLYEGALEGIILFAVLLYAWRRGALKYPGTIGGLFVGGYGLARIVSEFFREPDAHIGYLTGGLTMGMLLSLPMLLVGAGAIWFAVKRGAVKFVAPKPPKTNERA from the coding sequence ATGCCCTTATTCGCGCTGCCCTTCCCGATGATCGACCCGGTGCTAATTTCCATCGGCCCGCTCGCGATCCGCTGGTATGCGCTCGCCTATATCGGCGGGCTGGTCGCCGGCTGGTGGCTTGCGCGGCGCGTTGCCGCGGAGAAGGAGCCGTGGGGCGGAACTTCGCCCATGAAGCCGGAAGACATCGACGACCTGATCGTCTGGGCGGCGCTCGGCGTCGTGCTCGGCGGCCGCATCGGCTACGTGCTGTTCTACAACCCCGCCTATTACTTCTCGCACCCTTCGGAGATTCTGGTGCTGTGGCGCGGCGGCATGTCGTTCCATGGCGGCATGCTCGGCACCATTCTAGCGCTCCTGCTGTTCGCACGCTCGCGCGGCATCCCGATGCTCTCGATGCTCGACGTTGCCGCCATCGTTACGCCGATCGGGCTGTTCTTGGGACGCATCGCCAACTTCATCAACAGCGAACTCTGGGGCCGCGTCACCGACGTGCCGTGGTCTTTCGTATTCCCGAACGGCGGCCCGCTGCCGCGTCATCCGAGCCAGCTTTACGAAGGCGCGCTGGAAGGCATTATCCTGTTCGCAGTCCTGCTCTACGCATGGCGGCGCGGCGCGCTGAAATATCCGGGCACGATCGGCGGATTGTTCGTCGGCGGCTACGGCCTTGCGCGCATCGTGAGCGAGTTCTTCCGCGAGCCGGATGCGCATATCGGCTACCTCACCGGCGGCCTGACCATGGGCATGCTGCTTTCGCTGCCGATGCTGCTGGTCGGCGCGGGCGCGATCTGGTTCGCAGTAAAACGCGGCGCGGTGAAATTCGTGGCACCAAAACCGCCGAAGACGAATGAACGCGCTTGA
- a CDS encoding MaoC family dehydratase, whose translation MKFFEDVRIGDSHQYGSYTFTPEKIKAFARKFDPQPFHLDEEAAKNSLFGALCASGWHTTAAFMRQVVDYSKRVYAEAAARGETPARFGPSPGFKNLKWLKPVFANDTVTYSSEVIELRDLASRPEWGLMRSRTTGVNQKGERVLEFESSAFLQRKPK comes from the coding sequence ATGAAATTCTTTGAAGACGTCAGGATCGGCGACAGCCACCAGTACGGCTCCTACACGTTCACGCCGGAAAAGATCAAAGCCTTCGCGCGCAAATTCGATCCGCAGCCGTTTCATCTCGACGAGGAAGCCGCGAAGAACTCGCTGTTCGGCGCGTTGTGCGCCTCCGGCTGGCATACGACCGCCGCGTTCATGCGGCAGGTCGTGGACTACAGCAAGCGCGTGTACGCGGAAGCGGCGGCGCGCGGCGAGACCCCGGCGCGCTTCGGTCCCTCGCCCGGCTTCAAGAACCTGAAATGGCTGAAGCCCGTGTTCGCCAACGACACAGTTACCTATTCGAGCGAAGTGATCGAGCTGCGCGATCTTGCCAGCAGGCCGGAATGGGGCCTGATGCGCAGCCGCACCACGGGCGTCAACCAGAAGGGCGAGCGCGTACTCGAATTCGAAAGCTCGGCCTTCCTCCAGCGAAAGCCGAAGTAA
- a CDS encoding 50S ribosomal protein L25/general stress protein Ctc encodes MAKAIALTATKREKAGKGAARAERRAGRIPGTVYGESKDALSISLDRTELTRRIFAGRFLTTVFELDLGGEKTRVIPRDFQLDPLKDQPIHVDFQRLGAGATIRVAIPVNFTNQEASPGIKRGGTLNVVRHTVEFFCAAENIPESITADLSGLEINDSLHISAVKLPEGVRPVIKDRDFTIATIVPSSGYLEELAAAAEKAKADAAAATAATPAAGAAPAGDAAAAPAADAKAEGGDKK; translated from the coding sequence ATGGCTAAAGCGATCGCACTCACCGCCACCAAGCGCGAAAAAGCCGGCAAGGGCGCTGCCCGCGCCGAGCGCCGCGCAGGCCGCATCCCCGGCACCGTCTACGGCGAAAGCAAAGACGCGCTGTCGATCTCGCTGGATCGCACCGAACTGACCCGCCGCATCTTCGCCGGTCGCTTCCTGACCACCGTGTTCGAACTCGACCTCGGCGGCGAAAAGACCCGCGTGATCCCGCGCGACTTCCAGCTCGATCCGCTGAAGGATCAGCCGATCCATGTTGACTTCCAGCGCCTCGGCGCGGGCGCGACCATCCGCGTCGCGATCCCGGTCAACTTCACGAACCAGGAAGCCTCGCCGGGCATCAAGCGCGGCGGCACGCTGAACGTCGTGCGCCACACCGTCGAATTCTTCTGCGCGGCGGAAAACATTCCCGAGTCGATCACCGCCGACCTGAGCGGCCTTGAGATCAACGACTCGCTGCACATCTCGGCAGTAAAGCTGCCGGAAGGCGTGCGCCCGGTGATCAAGGACCGCGACTTCACGATCGCGACCATCGTGCCGTCGTCGGGCTACCTCGAAGAACTCGCCGCCGCCGCCGAGAAGGCAAAGGCGGACGCCGCTGCCGCAACGGCCGCAACCCCGGCTGCCGGCGCTGCTCCGGCGGGCGACGCTGCCGCCGCTCCGGCTGCCGACGCCAAGGCCGAAGGCGGCGACAAGAAGTAA
- a CDS encoding cytochrome c1, whose product MNKKSLLALAAVTAITFVFAAPSFAADAGHPQPPRLKWTFSGPFGKFDKAQLQRGFKVYREVCAACHSMKLIAFRTLGQPGALGFSEGQIKALAADYQVTDGPNDRGEMFQRPGRPSDYFPPVFPNEQAARATHNGAYPVDLSVIAKARTFEVGFPGFVIDVFRQYQENGVDYLHALLTGYENPPSNEKLPATQFWNKYFPGHKISMRPPLEDKRVEYSDGSPQTVDQYARDVSAFLMWAADPHLEVRKRVGFQAMIFLIVFAGLAYFTKKKIWADAH is encoded by the coding sequence ATGAACAAGAAATCGCTTCTCGCGCTCGCTGCCGTTACCGCAATCACTTTCGTTTTTGCGGCGCCGTCGTTCGCGGCGGACGCAGGCCATCCGCAGCCGCCGCGGCTGAAGTGGACCTTCTCTGGCCCGTTCGGAAAGTTCGACAAGGCGCAGTTGCAGCGCGGCTTCAAGGTCTACCGCGAAGTTTGCGCGGCGTGCCATTCGATGAAGCTGATTGCATTCCGTACGCTCGGCCAGCCGGGTGCGCTCGGTTTTTCGGAAGGCCAGATCAAGGCGCTCGCCGCCGACTATCAGGTCACCGATGGTCCGAACGACCGCGGCGAGATGTTCCAGCGTCCGGGCCGCCCGTCCGATTACTTCCCGCCGGTATTCCCGAACGAGCAGGCCGCCCGCGCCACGCATAACGGCGCATATCCGGTCGATCTTTCGGTGATCGCGAAGGCGCGCACCTTCGAGGTCGGTTTCCCCGGCTTCGTCATCGACGTGTTCCGCCAGTATCAGGAGAACGGCGTCGATTACCTGCACGCACTGCTCACCGGCTACGAGAACCCGCCGTCGAACGAGAAGCTGCCGGCGACGCAGTTCTGGAACAAGTATTTCCCCGGCCACAAGATCTCGATGCGTCCGCCGCTCGAAGACAAGCGCGTCGAATATTCCGACGGCTCGCCGCAGACGGTCGATCAGTACGCACGCGATGTAAGCGCGTTCCTGATGTGGGCCGCCGATCCGCACCTCGAAGTGCGCAAGCGCGTCGGCTTCCAGGCCATGATCTTCCTGATCGTGTTCGCGGGTCTTGCCTACTTCACCAAGAAGAAGATCTGGGCGGACGCGCACTAA
- a CDS encoding SAM-dependent methyltransferase, whose product MNALEREIRALIEAEGPIPLSRYMALCLAHPEYGYYTARDPFGAGGDFVTAPEISQMFGEMVGLWCAEVWRLMGSPARVILAELGPGRGTLMRDALRAAKAMPGFPDAIELHLVDMSPVLQERQRETLHGAVSSIAWHGSVETLPDGPLIVVANEFVDALPVGQFEKKNGRWFERRIGIGADGGFAFGLHPATPPSFEQTLPERLRPAPDGAIFERREQEPVAKIVSRIGAQGGAALLIDYGHSESGFGDTLQAVAKHDYAEPLENPGEADLTTQVDFESLATLASETVRAERIVTQGAFLKNLGIEIRAAALRQKATEAQRDEIVSALSRLTGPAPGMGEMFKALAFAHASLPSLPGFDAAEPSARI is encoded by the coding sequence ATGAACGCGCTTGAGCGCGAAATCCGTGCGCTGATCGAAGCCGAAGGCCCGATCCCGCTCTCGCGCTACATGGCGCTCTGCCTCGCTCACCCGGAATACGGCTACTACACCGCGCGCGATCCCTTCGGCGCGGGTGGCGATTTCGTCACCGCGCCGGAAATCTCGCAGATGTTCGGCGAGATGGTCGGGCTGTGGTGCGCGGAAGTCTGGCGGCTGATGGGTTCGCCCGCCCGCGTGATACTGGCCGAACTCGGACCCGGACGCGGCACGCTGATGCGCGACGCGCTGCGCGCCGCGAAAGCGATGCCAGGCTTTCCCGATGCCATCGAATTGCATCTCGTGGACATGAGTCCGGTGTTGCAGGAACGCCAGCGCGAAACGCTGCACGGCGCGGTATCCTCGATTGCATGGCACGGCAGCGTCGAGACTCTGCCTGACGGCCCGCTGATCGTCGTCGCCAACGAATTCGTGGATGCGCTGCCGGTCGGTCAGTTCGAGAAGAAAAATGGCCGCTGGTTCGAGCGCAGGATCGGTATCGGCGCGGACGGCGGTTTCGCCTTCGGCCTGCATCCTGCGACGCCGCCATCGTTCGAGCAAACCTTGCCGGAGCGGCTGCGCCCTGCACCCGACGGCGCGATCTTCGAACGCCGCGAGCAGGAGCCGGTCGCAAAAATCGTTTCGCGCATCGGCGCACAGGGCGGCGCGGCATTGCTGATCGACTACGGCCACAGCGAGAGCGGCTTCGGCGACACGCTGCAAGCGGTCGCCAAGCACGATTACGCCGAGCCGTTGGAGAATCCCGGCGAGGCGGATCTCACCACCCAGGTCGATTTCGAGTCGCTCGCCACGCTCGCATCAGAAACCGTGCGCGCGGAACGTATCGTCACGCAAGGCGCGTTCCTGAAAAACCTCGGCATCGAAATCCGCGCCGCGGCGCTCCGGCAGAAAGCCACCGAGGCGCAACGCGATGAAATCGTCTCCGCGCTCTCGCGCCTCACAGGTCCGGCGCCGGGGATGGGCGAGATGTTCAAGGCGCTCGCCTTCGCGCACGCTTCGCTTCCTTCGCTGCCGGGATTTGACGCGGCCGAGCCATCCGCGCGAATTTAA